GCTGCAGCCATTATCTCGCGTTCACGGATAATGGTTTTAACCCTTGCTATATCTTTTTTTACTTTGTTTATAGTCATTACGTCATTTAACTGTCCTGTTGCATTTTGAAAGCGCAGGTTAAATAACTCTGTTTTTAGATCTTTTAATTTAACGTTTAATTCCTGTTCGGATAAACCACGAATTTCTTCAGCCTTCATCCTGCTCACCACCTATTTCCTTTTTTACAAACTTGCACTTAATTGGAAGTTTGTTCGCCGCGAGCCTTAATGCTTCTCTTGCAACGTCCTCTGTAATTCCTGCTATTTCAAATAGTACTTTACCTGGCTTTACAACTGCCACCCAATATTCAGGTGAACCTTTACCAGAACCCATTCTAGTTTCTGCAGGTTTTTCGGTTACTGGTTTGTGTGGGAATATCTTTATCCACACTTTACCGCCTCTTTTCGTATAACGTGTCATCGCTATACGTGCTGCCTCTATTTGGTTGCTTGTTATCCAAGCCGGCTGCAGGGCCTGTAAACCGTATTCTCCGTATGATACGAAGTTTCCGGATAATGCTTTACCTTTCATTCTCCCGCGTTGTACTTTTCTGCGTTTAACTCTTTTTGGCATTAACATTTTTTTTGCCCCCTTCCGCAGCAGTATTATATTTATCCCTAAGCGGATCCCCTAAGAGCTCTCCTTTATATAGCCAGACCTTAACTCCGATCTTTCCATAAGTAGTATGAGCTTCTGCAAAACCGTAATCGATGTTTGCACGAATAGTCTGCAGTGGGATAGACCCTTCGTGGTACTGTTCAGTCCTTGCTATTTCAGCACCGCCCAAACGGCCGGAGCACATAGTCTTTATTCCAAGGACTCCAGATTTCATCGTACGGGAAATCGCTTGTTTCATAGCACGCCTGAACGAAATACGTTTTTCAAGCTGTGCCGCAATGTTTTCTGCAACTAATTGCGCGTCTGTATCCGGCCTTTTAACTTCTATTATATTCAAGTTTATAGCCTTACTGAAACGCTTTGCTAAATCAGCCTTTAGCGCTTCTATTCCAGCTCCGCCTTTGCCGATTATTATTCCTGGTTTTGATGCAAAGATATTTACCGTAACTTTATTAGCTGCACGCTCTATTTCAATTTTTGAAACACCGGCTGCAAAAAGCTTTTCTTTCAAGTGTTTTCTTATCTGATGATCCTCAATGAGGTAATTGGCAAAATCTTTTTTGTTTGCTATCCAACGCGTATCCCAATCTTTGATAACGCCGACCCGAAGGCCGTGTGGATGTACTTTTTGTCCCATGGTTTACCTCCCTATTTAATCCTATCAAGTATTATAGTAATATGGCTGGTTCTTTTTCTTATACGAGTTGCTCTGCCCTGGGCGCGTGGCATAAAACGCTTTAATGTCGGCCCCTGGTTCGCATAAGCTTCTGCTACGTAAAGATCTTCTTTAGCCATTTCCAAATTGTTCTCAGCATTAGCTACAGCAGATTTTAAAAGCTTAGCTAAAATTTCCGACGAAGCTTTTGGAAGCGACATCAAAATCTTTTCTGCTTCATCTACTTTCTTGCCCCGGATTAAATCTATAACTGCTTTTGCTTTGCTAGACGATATACGCACATAACGCACAATTGCTTTTGGCCTCGTATCTTTATTCTGTGCACGCATGCTCGCCTTTTCTCTTTGACGCTTTGCCATGTTTGTTCCTCCTTGAAACTACTTGGACGCCGAACTTTTTTCGCCCGCATGCCCTCTAAATGTACGCGTGGGTGCGAATTCGCCCAATTTATGTCCTACCATATCTTCCGTTACATATACGGGAACAAATTTTTTCCCATCATGGACTCCAATGGTATGCCCTACGAAATCCGGAAAGATCGTAGATGCTCTAGACCAGGACATAATTATCTTCTTTTCATTTTTATTATTCATATCCTGTATTTTTTTAAGCAGCCTTTCGCTGACAAAAGGTCCCTTTTTTACTGACCTGCTCATACTTTTCTTTCACTCCTTTTCGGCGGATAATAACCTTATTTTTTATTTCTTCTCTTAACGATAAATTTATCGGATCTGTTCTTTTTCTTTCTTGTCTTATATCCAAGTGCTGGTTTTCCCCAAGGTGTAACAGGTCCAGAGCGGCCTATAGGCGACTTGCCTTCGCCACCGCCGTGCGGATGGTCGCAAGGGTTCATGACTGAACCTCTTACTGTCGGACGGATACCCATATGCCTCTTTCTTCCTGCTTTTCCAAGTGCTATGTTTTCATTATCTATATTTCCAACCTGCCCTATAGTTGCCTTTGAGCGGATTGAAATCATCCTTACTTCTCCAGAAGGGAGCCTTACCTGTGCATATGTACCTTCCTTAGCCATAAGCTGCGCTGCGTTACCGGCGCTTCTTACCAACTGCCCGCCTTTACCAGGCTGCAATTCTATATTATGGATCATAGTACCTACCGGTATGTTTGTAAGCGGAAGAGCATTTCCTACTTTGATGTCTGCATCTGGGCCGGATACTATTACGTCTCCTACTAAAAGGCCATAAGGAGCTAAAATGTATCTCTTTTCACCGTCTACATAATTTAAAAGTGCTATGTTTGCGGTTCTATTAGGGTCATACTCTATTGTCGCTACCTTTGCTTCAATACCGTCTTTATTTCTTTTAAAATCTACTTCCCTTAATTTTCTCTTTGTTCCGCCGCCCCTATGACGTACGGTAATATGTCCGTCGGCATTTCTTCCGCCAGAACTTTTCTTTCCTTCTATTTTAGACTTCACCGGAGTTTTGCTTGTTATCTCCTCATAAGCGGAGACTGACATAAACCTTCTGCCTGGTGAGGTCGGTTTATATTTTTTAATAGCCATAATACGTTCCTCCTAAACTTGTCGGCCAAAACCTTTTAATTTTGCTTATTACTGAACCATGTTATCGAAAAACTCTATACTCTTGCTGCCTTTTTTCAAGGTTACATAAGCTCTCTTAGTTTCAGGACGTCTTCCTATATTATAGCCCTGCCTCCTAAGCTTGCCGAAACGGCGCAGTGTGTTTACTTTGTCTACTTTAACGCCGAATATTTCCTCAATTGCAGTTTTTATTTCCGTTTTGTTAGCATCTATTGCTACTATAAAAGAATATTTTTTCCTTGATAGCTCATCATAGATTTTTTCCGTTAAAACCGGCTTGATTATGATGTCGTGTGCGGATTTCATTATGCGTACACCTCCTCAACTGTCTTTACAGCATCTTTGGTGATAATAAACTTTTCGTATTTCAGTATATCTAAAACATTTAAAGCATTAGCGGCTATAGTCTTTACATTCTGTATATTAGCAGCAGCACGCACCGCGTTTTGGTTTTCGCCGTCTAATACTATAAGCGCTTTTTTATCTACATTTAAATTCTTAAGTATTTCAAACATTTCTTTTGTCTTGCCAAGCTCTAAATTTAAATCCTTCATAACGATGATGTTTTCTTCCTGAGCTTTAAGTGACAATGCTGATTTAAGCGCAATTCTCTTAACTTTTCTGTTAACGCTCTTTTTATAATCTCTCGGCTTTGGAGCAAATACAACTCCGCCCTT
The sequence above is drawn from the Eubacteriales bacterium genome and encodes:
- the rplD gene encoding 50S ribosomal protein L4, giving the protein MPKVSVYTKDGKSSGTITLKDEIFAVEINKPVMHQVVVAQLANKRQGTQSALTRAEVRGGGIKPWRQKGTGRARQGSIRSPQWTKGGVVFAPKPRDYKKSVNRKVKRIALKSALSLKAQEENIIVMKDLNLELGKTKEMFEILKNLNVDKKALIVLDGENQNAVRAAANIQNVKTIAANALNVLDILKYEKFIITKDAVKTVEEVYA
- the rplB gene encoding 50S ribosomal protein L2 gives rise to the protein MAIKKYKPTSPGRRFMSVSAYEEITSKTPVKSKIEGKKSSGGRNADGHITVRHRGGGTKRKLREVDFKRNKDGIEAKVATIEYDPNRTANIALLNYVDGEKRYILAPYGLLVGDVIVSGPDADIKVGNALPLTNIPVGTMIHNIELQPGKGGQLVRSAGNAAQLMAKEGTYAQVRLPSGEVRMISIRSKATIGQVGNIDNENIALGKAGRKRHMGIRPTVRGSVMNPCDHPHGGGEGKSPIGRSGPVTPWGKPALGYKTRKKKNRSDKFIVKRRNKK
- the rpmC gene encoding 50S ribosomal protein L29, yielding MKAEEIRGLSEQELNVKLKDLKTELFNLRFQNATGQLNDVMTINKVKKDIARVKTIIREREIMAAAE
- the rplV gene encoding 50S ribosomal protein L22 translates to MAKRQREKASMRAQNKDTRPKAIVRYVRISSSKAKAVIDLIRGKKVDEAEKILMSLPKASSEILAKLLKSAVANAENNLEMAKEDLYVAEAYANQGPTLKRFMPRAQGRATRIRKRTSHITIILDRIK
- the rplP gene encoding 50S ribosomal protein L16, whose product is MLMPKRVKRRKVQRGRMKGKALSGNFVSYGEYGLQALQPAWITSNQIEAARIAMTRYTKRGGKVWIKIFPHKPVTEKPAETRMGSGKGSPEYWVAVVKPGKVLFEIAGITEDVAREALRLAANKLPIKCKFVKKEIGGEQDEG
- the rpsS gene encoding 30S ribosomal protein S19 gives rise to the protein MSRSVKKGPFVSERLLKKIQDMNNKNEKKIIMSWSRASTIFPDFVGHTIGVHDGKKFVPVYVTEDMVGHKLGEFAPTRTFRGHAGEKSSASK
- the rpsC gene encoding 30S ribosomal protein S3; its protein translation is MGQKVHPHGLRVGVIKDWDTRWIANKKDFANYLIEDHQIRKHLKEKLFAAGVSKIEIERAANKVTVNIFASKPGIIIGKGGAGIEALKADLAKRFSKAINLNIIEVKRPDTDAQLVAENIAAQLEKRISFRRAMKQAISRTMKSGVLGIKTMCSGRLGGAEIARTEQYHEGSIPLQTIRANIDYGFAEAHTTYGKIGVKVWLYKGELLGDPLRDKYNTAAEGGKKNVNAKKS
- the rplW gene encoding 50S ribosomal protein L23 translates to MKSAHDIIIKPVLTEKIYDELSRKKYSFIVAIDANKTEIKTAIEEIFGVKVDKVNTLRRFGKLRRQGYNIGRRPETKRAYVTLKKGSKSIEFFDNMVQ